The Macaca nemestrina isolate mMacNem1 chromosome 1, mMacNem.hap1, whole genome shotgun sequence genome contains the following window.
AACCTCTCCTTCTTGGACATCAGTTTCACCACGAGCATTGTCCCACAGCTTCTGGCCAACCTCTGGGGACCACAAAAAACCATAAGCTATGGAGGGTGTGTGGTCCAGTTCTGTATCTCCCATTGGCTGGGGGCAACCAAGTGTGTCCTGCTGGCCACCATGTCCTATGACCGCTACACTGCCATCTGCAGGCCACTCCATTACATTGTCATTATGCATCCACAGCTTTGCCTTGGGCTAGCTTTGGCCTCCTGGCTGGGAGGTCTGACCACCAGCATGGTGGGCTCCACTCTCACCATGCTCCTACCGCTGTGTGGGAACAATCGCATCGACCACTTCTTTTGTGAGATGCCCCTCATTATGCAACTGGCTTGTGTGGATATCAGCCTCAATGAGATGGAGATGTACCTGGCCAGCTTTGTCTTTGTTGTCCTCCCTCTGGGGCTCATCCTGGTCTCTTAGGCCATATTGCCCGGGCTGTGTTGAAGATCAGGTCAGCAGAAGGGCGGAGAAAGGCACTCAACACCTGTTCTTCCCACGTGGCCGTGGTGTCTCTGTTTTATGGGAGCATCATCTTAATGTATCTCCAGCCAGCCAAGAGCACCTCCCATGAGCAGGGCAAGTTCATAGCTCTCTTCTACACCGTAGTCACTCCTGCGCTGAACCCATTTATTTACACCCTGAGGAACACAGAGGTGAAGAGCGCCCTCCGACACACTGTGTTAGAGAACTGCTGTGGCTCTGCAGGCAAGCGGGCCCAAATTTAGAGACTCCAGTTCCTTCTGAGAAGGAAGATTAAGTTTACATAGAGCAAACTGACCTTGGAGGACGGGACACTTGGGATGTCGTTGGGATGTCGTTTTTCTTCCAATATTGTTTGAGCTCAAGGTAGATGGAAATCTGAAAGGAGTGTGCTCACACTATTTCCAGaccaagaaaatacatttattgtttGTTAATTATCGTAGTTTTGTTAAATTGCCATTGTTGGTTTTTGCTATATATACACACGTTGACTGTCATCTTGTTTTGTAAATTCCTTGCGTTGTTATACAGCTGTTTCTCAGTATCCGAATCGGGTGGATTCCAGGACGCTCCGTGGATAATAAAACTTTGACGATGCTGAGAGCGCACGGGGAGACCGGAGCCGGCCTGTTTCCCGGTGCCCCTGGAGCCCTCCCAGCCCTCGGCTCTGCGCCTGGGGTGAGATGGTCCCAGGACAGGCCGCGGCCTCCGCCTTGCAGGCTCCGGAGCCCTCGCTGTGGCTCCCCCGCCCAGCCCAGGCCTTCAGGCTGCGGCGAACCTCTTCCTACCCCACCTCGGGGACCTGACGACAGCGGCGGCCTCCCCCAGCCTTGATCTCCCGGTCCAACCCTACCGGCCCAGACCAAGATCGCGCCGAGCTGCCGGGATTCAGCGCCTTTGAGTGACGGCGGTAAGCAAGGAGGAAGCCGTTAGGCTGTGGAGGGCGAAAAAGGTGATCCAGGGGCGGGGTCGGCTGCCCGTTTAGGCCACGGAGCCGGCAGGTCCACATTCTGGGCGACCTCTTTGTCCCAGTTGGGCGAGACCTACCTAGTCCTGAAGGGTCGTATTTCCAAGACATTTTCATATTCTATCattatgtgtgtgcattttattACTTCTCTATAGAGTTGACAACGCTAAGcttttttgaaatgtctgttCCTTCTAGATGTTTTGAAGTACCTGATATATGTTAAAATTAGAGATAGTAAAATGACATATTTTGTAAATAActttttgttaaaattcataCGAAATGTTATTTTGTGGGGGGATGGCATGGTGTTTGTGGACTAGTTCAAGGAAGGAGGGGATAAGAGAGGTGCAGAGAGCTCTAAGCCAGTGTGCTAACAGTGAGGCGAGATTCACCATTGTTTCTTATGATTGtgcattttcttttacttatctGTGTATACAGTGTATCTAAAGGACAAACGAGTTCTAATTTACAACACCTAGTCTTTCGAGATGTTAAAGAACTTCTGTCAATAGAGTAACCTATCAATAGAGTTcacctctctctatatatatatatttagtttttaatataaGGAACTATGACTCTCTATATTCTCTCATGAAACTAGTCTACTTTGGTACTAGGATCTTCCAattcactgtattagtcaggg
Protein-coding sequences here:
- the LOC105474729 gene encoding LOW QUALITY PROTEIN: olfactory receptor 2C3 (The sequence of the model RefSeq protein was modified relative to this genomic sequence to represent the inferred CDS: inserted 1 base in 1 codon), with amino-acid sequence MPGMPCALPTGGLLPHPQHTMMEIANVSSPEVFVLLGFSARPSLEAVLFIVVLGFYMVSILGNGIIILVSHMDVHLHTPMYFFLANLSFLDISFTTSIVPQLLANLWGPQKTISYGGCVVQFCISHWLGATKCVLLATMSYDRYTAICRPLHYIVIMHPQLCLGLALASWLGGLTTSMVGSTLTMLLPLCGNNRIDHFFCEMPLIMQLACVDISLNEMEMYLASFVFVVLPLGLILVSXGHIARAVLKIRSAEGRRKALNTCSSHVAVVSLFYGSIILMYLQPAKSTSHEQGKFIALFYTVVTPALNPFIYTLRNTEVKSALRHTVLENCCGSAGKRAQI